Proteins encoded within one genomic window of Burkholderiaceae bacterium:
- a CDS encoding YeeE/YedE family protein, with the protein MTKMRWMLALVSGALFAVGLVLSGMTEPARVIGFLNVGGLIDPARFGRWDPSLAFVMGGAVAVSLLAFAITPRPGRSPWLADRFRLPTRSDIDARLLVGAALFGVGWGLGGYCPGPALASALTGGAGTLVFVAALALGMWAATRIASRSPAPVPTPASTGSD; encoded by the coding sequence ATGACCAAGATGCGATGGATGCTCGCGCTCGTCAGCGGCGCATTGTTTGCCGTTGGCCTGGTGCTGTCGGGCATGACCGAGCCGGCGCGCGTGATCGGCTTTCTGAACGTCGGTGGGCTGATCGATCCGGCGCGCTTCGGCCGCTGGGATCCGAGCCTCGCGTTCGTGATGGGCGGCGCGGTCGCGGTGTCGCTGCTCGCGTTTGCGATCACGCCGCGGCCGGGGCGCAGCCCCTGGCTCGCGGACCGGTTCCGGCTGCCGACCCGCAGCGACATCGACGCCCGTCTGCTGGTGGGCGCGGCGCTGTTCGGCGTCGGCTGGGGACTGGGCGGCTACTGCCCCGGGCCGGCGCTGGCCTCGGCGCTGACCGGCGGCGCGGGCACCCTGGTGTTCGTCGCGGCGCTGGCGCTCGGCATGTGGGCCGCGACGCGCATCGCAAGTCGGAGTCCGGCGCCGGTGCCGACACCGGCAAGCACAGGTTCTGATTGA
- a CDS encoding Putative transmembrane protein, with translation MYSYAQSLAGGLLIGFATWLLLASLGRVAGISGIASGVLARAGGEAGWRRAFVAGLVLAGAAAAIVLNAPATPARPLPLLAAAGLLVGFGTVLGSGCTSGHGVCGLGRRSMRSLVATLVFMATGVTTVFIAHLARG, from the coding sequence ATGTATTCGTATGCGCAATCGCTGGCCGGCGGGCTGCTGATCGGCTTCGCCACTTGGCTGCTGCTGGCCTCACTGGGCCGGGTCGCCGGCATCAGCGGCATCGCGTCCGGCGTGCTGGCGCGCGCCGGCGGCGAGGCAGGCTGGCGCCGCGCGTTCGTTGCCGGACTGGTGCTGGCCGGCGCGGCGGCGGCGATCGTGCTGAACGCGCCGGCGACGCCGGCGCGGCCGCTGCCGCTGCTGGCCGCGGCCGGGTTGCTGGTCGGCTTCGGCACCGTGCTCGGCTCCGGCTGCACCAGCGGGCACGGAGTGTGCGGGCTCGGGCGCCGATCGATGCGCTCGCTGGTCGCGACCCTGGTCTTCATGGCGACCGGCGTTACTACTGTATTCATAGCACACCTGGCGCGCGGCTGA